The following proteins come from a genomic window of Pseudomonas sp. MAG733B:
- a CDS encoding RES family NAD+ phosphorylase: protein MVKVNQLPVFAGEPLQAYRLVNSKFPPIAMFDDVADADEFEVLYEIQALTNPRLKNELGHLELIARSEIPFGIPGCSYATAPFTHVNPAGSRFSDGSFGVLYLADTLETALAEVQHHQTLYWSKVHNLNYERFVFRGLSCSFVDKAMKDATTIAITDPIYDPDDYADSHRFGTAIRKARCPGLRYHSVRRQGSHCWALMTPRPVLSIIQTAHYEMIWNRQITSVNQISEA, encoded by the coding sequence ATGGTGAAGGTCAATCAGCTGCCGGTGTTTGCCGGTGAGCCGTTGCAGGCTTACCGGTTGGTCAATTCCAAGTTTCCGCCGATCGCGATGTTTGATGACGTGGCCGATGCGGACGAGTTCGAGGTGTTGTACGAGATCCAGGCGCTGACCAATCCGCGCTTGAAGAACGAACTAGGGCACCTTGAACTGATCGCCCGCAGCGAGATCCCGTTCGGCATTCCCGGTTGCTCTTACGCGACCGCGCCGTTTACCCATGTCAACCCGGCGGGCTCGCGCTTCAGCGATGGCAGTTTTGGCGTGTTGTACCTGGCCGACACCCTGGAAACGGCGTTGGCCGAAGTGCAGCATCATCAAACGCTGTATTGGTCGAAGGTGCACAACCTCAACTATGAGCGCTTTGTCTTCCGTGGGCTGTCCTGTTCTTTCGTGGACAAGGCGATGAAAGACGCGACGACCATTGCCATCACCGATCCGATCTACGACCCCGACGATTACGCCGATTCCCATCGTTTCGGCACGGCCATCAGGAAGGCGCGGTGCCCCGGTCTGCGCTACCACTCCGTGCGCCGACAGGGCAGCCATTGCTGGGCATTGATGACCCCAAGGCCTGTGCTGTCGATTATTCAGACCGCCCATTACGAGATGATCTGGAACCGGCAAATCACCAGCGTCAACCAGATCAGCGAAGCCTGA
- a CDS encoding antitoxin Xre-like helix-turn-helix domain-containing protein, with the protein MSLALQAQTFTKNQCVTGLRAAVGILEKWAASSEQACRILRISRSTYTRARQRDPEWAVALDADQMQRISFVLNIHATLRLIFDNPENVYGFPSMANDNEFFNGRTPLEIMSQGDMIALYETFRRIDALRGAQW; encoded by the coding sequence ATGTCACTCGCCCTACAGGCACAAACATTCACCAAGAACCAGTGCGTCACCGGCCTGCGCGCAGCCGTCGGCATCCTTGAGAAATGGGCGGCGTCCAGCGAGCAGGCTTGTCGCATCCTGCGCATTTCCCGCAGCACCTACACCCGCGCCCGCCAACGCGATCCCGAGTGGGCGGTGGCGCTGGATGCCGATCAGATGCAGCGCATCAGCTTCGTGCTGAACATCCACGCCACGTTGCGCCTGATTTTCGATAACCCGGAAAACGTCTACGGCTTCCCGTCGATGGCCAACGACAACGAGTTTTTCAATGGACGGACTCCGCTGGAGATCATGTCTCAGGGCGACATGATTGCCCTGTACGAAACATTTCGGCGGATCGATGCGCTGCGGGGCGCGCAATGGTGA
- a CDS encoding epoxide hydrolase family protein — translation MKLMFAVVFSLLFYVSIPANTASADDSIRPFKIAVAQQDLLDLRQRISATRWPDRETVGDTSQGAQLAQMQALMRHWATDYDWRKAEAQLNAWPQFVTTIDGVDIHFIWVRSPAPKALPMIMTHGWPGSVFEFVQVIGPLSDPVAHGGKAEDAFDLVIPSIPGYGFSGKPRGTGWDPDRLAQVWAQLMRRLGYQQYVAQGGDWGGPITGAMARQAPPGLRGIHLNLPATIPPEAGAALAVAGPAPADFTPQERATYDAVAKLIKQGNLAYSAMMAARPQTIGYGVTDSPVALAAFLLVHPGFSLWTYGADPQQLPTRDQVLDDITLYWLTNSGASSSRLYWENKGRSPLSSTAQKTSEISLPVAITVFPQDVYCPPESWARRAYRNLVYFRQAEKGGHFAAWEQPQLFTEELRTAFRSMR, via the coding sequence ATGAAACTCATGTTTGCGGTCGTCTTCAGCCTCCTGTTTTACGTATCCATCCCGGCAAATACAGCGTCCGCCGACGACAGCATCCGCCCCTTCAAGATCGCGGTGGCGCAACAGGATCTGCTCGACCTGCGCCAACGCATCTCGGCCACCCGCTGGCCCGACAGGGAAACCGTCGGCGACACCTCCCAAGGCGCGCAACTGGCACAGATGCAGGCGTTGATGCGCCATTGGGCCACTGACTACGACTGGCGCAAGGCCGAGGCGCAGCTCAACGCATGGCCGCAGTTCGTGACGACCATTGACGGCGTCGACATCCATTTCATCTGGGTGCGCTCCCCCGCTCCCAAAGCCCTGCCGATGATCATGACCCACGGCTGGCCGGGTTCGGTGTTCGAGTTCGTCCAGGTCATCGGCCCACTCTCCGATCCGGTCGCCCATGGCGGCAAGGCTGAAGATGCCTTCGACCTGGTGATTCCGTCCATTCCCGGCTACGGCTTTTCCGGCAAACCGAGGGGCACCGGTTGGGATCCGGATCGCCTTGCGCAGGTCTGGGCGCAGTTGATGCGGCGTCTCGGCTACCAACAATACGTCGCGCAAGGCGGCGACTGGGGCGGCCCCATCACCGGCGCGATGGCGCGGCAGGCGCCGCCGGGGTTGCGCGGCATTCATCTCAATTTGCCGGCGACGATCCCGCCCGAGGCAGGTGCCGCGCTGGCCGTCGCCGGCCCCGCACCGGCGGATTTCACCCCGCAGGAACGCGCGACTTACGATGCCGTTGCCAAACTGATCAAGCAGGGAAACCTGGCCTACAGCGCGATGATGGCCGCCCGCCCCCAAACGATTGGCTACGGCGTGACGGATTCCCCGGTCGCCCTCGCCGCATTCCTGTTGGTACATCCGGGGTTTTCCCTATGGACGTATGGCGCAGACCCGCAGCAGTTGCCGACCCGCGATCAAGTGCTGGACGACATCACGCTGTATTGGCTGACCAACAGCGGCGCATCTTCGAGCCGCTTGTACTGGGAAAACAAAGGCCGCAGCCCGCTGTCATCCACTGCCCAGAAGACCAGCGAAATCTCGCTGCCGGTGGCGATTACCGTATTTCCGCAAGACGTCTATTGCCCGCCGGAGAGCTGGGCCCGGCGCGCCTACCGCAATCTGGTCTACTTCCGCCAGGCGGAAAAAGGTGGCCACTTTGCAGCCTGGGAACAGCCGCAGCTGTTCACCGAGGAATTGCGCACGGCGTTTCGTTCGATGCGTTGA
- a CDS encoding GGDEF domain-containing protein codes for MDGPGFRLEQESFIAQQVRTDRLHQLFRQSVSAVFGSFLALVMLCWLCWERFDHGVIAWWVALLTGSTLLRILMFVAYFHSPDEARTPQRWERIYFGTLVLSAAIWGGGALAVMPADDLLAQALVMLFTVGMSVSAVSCYSAYRYMTVVSIALVLLPCTFWLLFQPSTLQVGMAMAVLVFASFVCSATRKLSDALETAFRLTREMELAHSISTRAAQTDELTGLKNRRAFFEQAQRLYNHCQNYQLPLCAVMLDMDHFKHINDTYGHQVGDQVLRQMGVVICRSFRETDVYGRLGGEEFAVLLPDTSLEAAQNIAEELVHSISGLMTGPVHCITASIGVASMESSEKDLHSLMSNADKALYRAKARGRNQVAVSE; via the coding sequence ATGGATGGCCCCGGATTTCGGCTCGAGCAGGAAAGCTTCATCGCCCAGCAGGTGCGCACCGACCGGTTGCATCAGTTGTTTCGGCAATCGGTTTCAGCGGTTTTTGGCAGTTTCCTTGCACTGGTCATGCTGTGCTGGCTGTGCTGGGAGCGTTTTGATCATGGCGTCATTGCCTGGTGGGTCGCCCTGCTGACGGGCTCGACGTTGTTGCGCATCCTGATGTTCGTGGCCTATTTCCACAGCCCGGACGAGGCGCGCACACCGCAACGCTGGGAACGCATCTATTTCGGAACGCTGGTGCTGTCCGCCGCCATCTGGGGTGGTGGCGCGCTGGCGGTCATGCCGGCCGACGATTTGCTTGCCCAGGCGCTGGTGATGCTGTTTACCGTAGGCATGTCCGTGAGCGCGGTGTCGTGCTATTCGGCTTATCGCTACATGACCGTGGTGTCCATCGCGCTGGTGTTGCTGCCGTGTACCTTCTGGCTGTTGTTCCAGCCGTCGACCCTGCAAGTCGGCATGGCCATGGCCGTTCTGGTGTTTGCCTCATTCGTGTGCAGCGCCACCCGCAAACTCTCCGATGCGCTGGAAACGGCCTTCCGCCTGACCCGTGAAATGGAGCTGGCCCACAGCATTTCCACTCGCGCCGCACAGACTGACGAACTGACCGGCCTGAAGAATCGCCGGGCGTTTTTCGAGCAGGCCCAGCGCCTGTATAACCATTGCCAGAATTATCAGTTGCCGCTATGTGCGGTGATGCTGGACATGGATCATTTCAAACACATCAACGACACCTACGGGCATCAGGTCGGTGATCAAGTGCTGCGTCAGATGGGCGTGGTCATCTGCCGGTCATTTCGCGAAACCGACGTCTACGGTCGACTGGGTGGCGAGGAGTTTGCCGTGTTGCTGCCGGACACCTCGCTTGAAGCCGCGCAAAACATCGCCGAAGAACTCGTCCACTCCATTTCCGGCCTGATGACCGGGCCTGTGCACTGCATAACCGCCAGCATCGGGGTGGCGTCCATGGAATCCAGTGAAAAGGATTTGCACAGTTTGATGAGCAACGCCGACAAGGCGCTGTATCGCGCCAAGGCCCGTGGGCGTAATCAAGTCGCGGTGTCCGAGTAA
- the katG gene encoding catalase/peroxidase HPI encodes MATESKCPFHQAAGGGTTNRDWWPNQLNLKILHQHSSLSDPMDEGFNYAEAFKALDFAAVKRDLTALMTDSQDWWPADFGHYGPLFVRMAWHSAGTYRTGDGRGGAGSGQQRFAPLNSWPDNVSLDKARRLLWPIKQKYGRNISWADLIVLTGNVALESMGFKTFGFSGGRPDVWEPDEDVYWGSESKWLAGDTRYGKNDEPMQKPGEGPLVAEPGENEDTRVEPGRNLENPLAAVQMGLIYVNPEGPEANPDPVAAGLDIRETFGRMAMNDEETVALIAGGHAFGKTHGAGPADNVGAEPEAAGLEEQGLGWRNKFGTGKGADTITSGLEVTWTTTPTKWSNNFLENVFGFEWELTKSPAGAHQWKPKNGAGAGIIPDAHDPSKRRDPTMLTTDLALRFDPIYEPISRRFLENPEQLADAFARAWYKLIHRDMGPLSRYLGPEMPNEVLLWQDPIPAVDHALINDSDVAALKSKLVASGLSVSQLVSTAWAAASTFRGSDKRGGANGGRLRLAPQKFWQSNQPEQLGNVLTKLEGIQKEFNAGGKKVSLADLIVLAGCAGVEQAAKNAGQTVTVPFTPGRMDASQEQTDVESFGFLEPIADGFRNYLKGRYTVPAEKLLIDKAQLLTLTAPEMTALIGGLRVLNTNVGKTAHGVFTSRPEALTNDFFTNLLDMGVEWKPVTEANEEFTGRDRKTGLQKWTATRVDLVFGSNSQLRALAEVYASAGGQEKLVKDFVAAWTKVMNLDRFDLK; translated from the coding sequence ATGGCAACTGAATCGAAATGCCCGTTCCACCAGGCCGCCGGTGGTGGCACAACAAACCGCGACTGGTGGCCTAACCAGCTTAATCTGAAAATCCTGCACCAGCACTCGTCCCTGTCCGACCCCATGGACGAGGGCTTCAACTATGCCGAAGCGTTCAAGGCCCTGGATTTTGCAGCGGTCAAACGCGACCTGACGGCTCTGATGACCGACTCCCAAGACTGGTGGCCCGCCGACTTCGGCCACTATGGCCCGCTCTTCGTGCGCATGGCCTGGCACTCCGCCGGCACCTACCGTACCGGTGACGGTCGAGGTGGCGCCGGGTCCGGGCAGCAACGCTTTGCCCCTCTAAACAGTTGGCCGGACAACGTCAGCCTCGACAAGGCTCGGCGGCTGCTGTGGCCGATCAAGCAAAAGTACGGCCGCAACATTTCCTGGGCCGACCTGATCGTGCTCACCGGCAACGTTGCGCTGGAGTCCATGGGCTTCAAGACCTTTGGCTTCTCCGGTGGCCGTCCGGATGTCTGGGAACCGGACGAGGACGTGTACTGGGGTTCGGAAAGCAAATGGCTGGCCGGTGACACCCGCTACGGCAAAAACGATGAACCGATGCAGAAACCCGGCGAAGGCCCACTGGTTGCCGAGCCTGGGGAAAACGAGGACACCCGCGTCGAGCCCGGCCGCAATCTTGAAAACCCGCTGGCCGCCGTGCAAATGGGCCTGATCTATGTGAACCCGGAAGGCCCGGAAGCCAATCCGGACCCGGTCGCTGCCGGCCTGGACATTCGCGAAACCTTTGGCCGCATGGCCATGAACGACGAAGAAACCGTGGCACTGATCGCCGGTGGCCACGCCTTCGGCAAAACCCACGGCGCAGGCCCTGCGGACAATGTCGGGGCCGAGCCCGAAGCGGCCGGTCTTGAAGAACAGGGTCTTGGCTGGCGAAACAAATTCGGCACCGGTAAAGGCGCCGACACCATCACCAGCGGCCTGGAAGTCACCTGGACCACGACGCCGACCAAATGGAGCAACAACTTCCTGGAAAACGTGTTCGGTTTCGAGTGGGAGCTGACCAAAAGTCCGGCGGGCGCCCACCAATGGAAGCCAAAAAACGGTGCTGGCGCCGGTATCATTCCGGATGCTCACGATCCGTCGAAACGTCGTGATCCAACCATGCTGACCACCGACCTGGCGCTGCGCTTCGACCCGATCTACGAGCCGATTTCGCGGCGCTTCCTGGAGAACCCGGAGCAACTCGCCGATGCCTTCGCCCGCGCCTGGTACAAACTGATCCACCGCGACATGGGCCCGCTCTCGCGTTACCTCGGCCCGGAAATGCCCAACGAAGTGTTGCTGTGGCAAGACCCGATTCCAGCGGTCGATCATGCGCTGATCAACGACAGTGATGTCGCCGCGCTGAAGAGCAAACTGGTGGCTTCCGGCTTGTCGGTTTCGCAGCTTGTGTCGACAGCCTGGGCGGCGGCTTCGACTTTCCGTGGTTCCGACAAACGCGGCGGTGCCAATGGTGGGCGTCTGCGTCTGGCCCCACAGAAATTCTGGCAATCCAACCAGCCAGAGCAACTGGGCAACGTGCTAACCAAACTCGAAGGCATTCAGAAGGAGTTCAATGCGGGCGGCAAGAAAGTCTCGCTGGCGGACCTGATCGTGCTGGCCGGTTGTGCCGGCGTCGAGCAGGCCGCGAAAAATGCCGGGCAAACCGTCACGGTGCCTTTCACGCCAGGGCGGATGGACGCCAGTCAGGAGCAGACGGATGTCGAATCTTTCGGCTTCCTTGAACCTATCGCTGACGGCTTCCGCAACTACCTCAAGGGCCGCTACACCGTTCCGGCGGAAAAACTGCTGATCGACAAGGCACAACTGCTGACCCTCACCGCACCGGAAATGACCGCGCTGATTGGTGGTCTGCGCGTGCTCAACACCAACGTCGGCAAAACCGCCCACGGTGTGTTCACGAGCCGGCCGGAAGCGCTGACCAACGACTTCTTCACCAACCTGCTGGACATGGGCGTCGAATGGAAACCCGTGACCGAGGCCAATGAAGAATTCACCGGTCGCGACCGCAAGACCGGCCTGCAGAAGTGGACCGCGACGCGCGTTGATCTGGTCTTCGGCTCCAACTCGCAGCTGCGGGCACTGGCCGAAGTCTATGCCAGCGCCGGTGGACAGGAGAAGTTAGTGAAGGACTTCGTGGCGGCGTGGACCAAGGTCATGAACCTGGACCGTTTTGACCTGAAGTGA